The DNA region ATTTGAAAGGAgacagaaaataagaaaaatagaatGAAACGACCTTCGACGATAATCCGACCCCCATACATTGTCACACAACATACCATGTGGAAAAGGACAAGTCGGCACATCcaaaaagacaacaaaagatCAAGTTTGGCCACTAGGTAGTGTCGAATACAGCACCTAAATGATACAAACATCATCCTCTCGTTGGCATGTGATTATCATGTGCTAACaatcttcttaattaaaaaattaaaaattcaacatGAAAATTATACCAAAACACCCCTTTGACTCTAGTAATTACCTGAAAAACCCGTGTGAAAGTACAAAAGCACCCTCCAAGTcaaaactttttcttttttttttgtattttctaaggtcaaatacatattttaattgtacatgaaaaaggaaaaaaaattgtccaatagctcaattttttttttttatcatgagatAAAGAAGTATTTATAATGTTTAAAAGTTTAtgaaaagtcaaaaaaaaattttgatccataactctaaattttattaattttagagataaaaacatattttactaTGCAAAAAACTCGAAAATATATAGATACTCTTGAACAATTTCATAATGACTACTCAGATagtgaaaaaaacacaactaaagctcttattttttctattcaaagtaaaataatcattttactacaaaatatatagtaatgTGTATTTACTGATATACTATAATAATGGCCACAccctgtatatatttttttaaatgttcaaAAAACGTACTTCCATATAATATCAACAATTCAGGCATCATTTTTGCGCCGTCCGCCGGCACTGGCTTTAGTGAGAGTGGGGTTAGAAGTTTTGGTAGGTGGAGGCACGTTGTTGGCCCATAGGCTTAAAGCAAACTTGAAGGCATCATTAGAGGCACATTCTAtgagaagaaaatttaaaagcaaaaactaGAAATGAACTCAGGAGGAGGCCCTCACACGACCAGCAACATTGCCAAATACTTGTCACGTTATTGAACTTTTTCTATCTGAATTGATCAATATCACAatgtttaaaaatttgaaaatatgggTTTTTAAGTCAAACTCgtagattaatttgaaaatatttaaaaaggtaGACCAAGTTTGTTCGAATATTCCACCTCTACTAGTTTCttgtacatttattttttaaaggataatggaaaaaaataaaaaataaaaagcgcCATCCTCTTCAGTTTGCAGCCTTTGTGTAGACTTTAGGAGTATTTTACTTATATAATACAGATTCAAATAGGTGGTACGTCGGTAGGCATGTTATTGCTAGTCTTTTGTGGCTCAATGTAGATTAGATTTTGAAGccatttggaaaaaaaattaaaaatttctgaattttaaGCTAGATGATCTCGGCTTGGTCTTCCATATGAAGATGTTTCAGAGTAATGAGGTTGTGCCATAGAGGAACGTAAAATTAGTGTCGTTTCATAAGGAAAAGttggtgttttctttttctttttctttttcttttgtactGTTTCGGAGATTAATCGTCAGGGACAAAGGAAGTTTCCGCTCACCTGCTTATCGACTTGAAGATAATATTAAGGAGCGCAAAATATGTTATTGGTAATGTTTCTTTCGTTGTTCCCCTGAAGCTTTCATGTAGGGTTCTGATAAATAGGGTTTCTGGGTAGCAGGGATATAGCTGAAGGCGAAatgtaataaaatatatgacctgtgttgggttctgggtttttttttccttttaattatagttttttctccTTGAAGTTGGAGGTCAAATGCCATGTGGTGAGCACAGATGTGAGCACATGGCTTCTCTAATATCCATGCTCTAAGACTGTTAATCAATACTGCAAAACCTGGGGTTTTGTGCTTTTTTTCAAGAGAATCAGTTGCAGAGGAACACCACCTGATTGTGGTTGGCtgaggaggaaaaagaaaacctgTTTATTAGGAGCAAGGGGCACTTGAGAACTGTGAGTCTGTAGAGAAGTGAGAAGCAAGCATGTAATTCTCATCAGGTTGATgtaagaagaaaatattattttcttttagttctTGATCACTTGCTTCTTTTTTGCAAACCATTTCAGGTATTACCTGCTCCTCAAATCTATAATCACAGTACAGCTCTCATTGATTCATTTCTTCCTGTTCATACTTACTTTGgcagttatattttataatctgCAATCTTTCTTCAATCCCCATATTCAAAACCTTCTTCTTTTAGTAATCTGTCTTCTTTGATTTCAACAGCACTGGTGAGGCTTAAGACTACTGTCATGCTCTCTAAGTTCTACTACTATATTCTCCCAATCTATCAGCTAGCAGACTCTTTTTTTATCAGCACTGGAGCTAGAATTGATAAACTGCTTTTCTGCTACGTTTTTTTCGTGGATCTAGATCATATATAGTTTCATTCCTCGTATCTCTCCCCATAAAAATCAGCTTTTTTTCCATCCATCTGTCTTTTAATCTATCTCCCATCAATCTCGTTAATTTGCATATCTTACAGTGTCAATATATAGAGGTGCAAATTATCTTCTTTGTAAATTCTTTCTGACGAAATAAGCTGGACAAGGAGCTCCTTAAGTTCATGAAGTTGCAAAACAAAGTCTTGGAACAAATGGCTTCTCCTTTgtgtttcttgaaaatattctcaCCAGTACTACCATTGATGTTTGCTCTTGCTCCGGTATTGATTCTTGCTGGTTTTCTTGGATATGGGCTGATCTTGTCAATCTTTCTCACATCAACAGCGTTAATTTTATCTAGTCTTATCTTGACTTTctcaaagcaaaaacaaacacaagtgCAGAAATCAGTGACAGATGAGATTGTCATGCCAGATCAGGCAAGCACCTCACCTTACATAGAAGATGTTATATCCAAACCACTTGTGCTCGAAAAGGAATTCatcacagaagaagaagaagaagaagaagaagaaggtagaGGTCAGGTTGATGAGTATTTGGTTAGATCATCTCAAGTTATAACATCAGAAAGTGACTGCCTTGGTCGCTCATCAACTAGTGAGGACTCAGAAGTGGAATGGCTGTTCCAAGACAAAATGTTTCAGAGCCGAGATTGCTCTGATGGATCTATTTCTGACGAGGATAGCCTCATTGAAATCTCCCTTCCAGGTGGACATTACATTTGTGATCATGAGGAAGACGAGGTCCACTATAATCTGCAGAACAAATTGCCAGATTTTGCACAAGGATCATTTTTCAAACAGCATGGTCTAATGGAGCTTCTGGCAGAATTAAATGAGATGAACGAGGAAGAAAATTTGATTGAGATAGACATATCAATGGGCTCCATCAAGTGTCCAAGGTTTGAGATTGAAGCGTAAGTTGAATATTAAAGAACTTCTTACAGTTGCTATATACTAATTAAGTTTTTGATCCTTCCGGATTTGGAGTTAAGGCTTTGCACTACTCATCTCTTGCTGTATAATGTTTGTGATGAACTGTGAATTAGCTCCTGATCTTTTGATAATTAATCTTGCACTTACTTTTACCACTTTGGATGCCATTAAAGCACTTTGTAGCCAGGCCTTTGTTTTCTCTTAATGCGCATTAAAGTATTAAAAGGTTGAAGGCTATGGCAAATTGATGGATATCCACTCCCATCTCTTTTTCTCCACTGAGTCTTCTGCCTCCCTCTTTTTGTTGCCCATTTAGCATTATCTGATTTTCTGACCTAACTTTATAAGGGACCCACGTATAAGATTAAGTTAATCCTGTCATGATCATATGTGCTTCATGCGGCACTGCTCTTCTTTTGACGAGAAGGAGCTTGTTTGATGATTGCGAGCTTGATAGATGTTTCGTATTGGGACATGACATGAGGCACTTGTTGCAAGTTCACTGTTCGGAAAAGTTTGGATCCAAACTATGTTCTCTATAAGCTGATCAGGTGAGAAAAATACTATAGAGATGTCTTAATTCATCGTGGATTATATAATGAATTGATATTTCAAATCACTCAAGGCTATTTTTCAGGATTAAAATGGTCTTTTCACTgagtttatttatcattttagatttgttttggaatatctcattcttttgatgttattttaacatgcaattaaaatatattaatgttttacAGTGGATTGTTCACGGTGCAattcacaataaaataacttatttgcCCTTTAAAAATActgaaagataaaaacaaaggtaaaataatatttttat from Populus alba chromosome 14, ASM523922v2, whole genome shotgun sequence includes:
- the LOC118046048 gene encoding uncharacterized protein: MKLQNKVLEQMASPLCFLKIFSPVLPLMFALAPVLILAGFLGYGLILSIFLTSTALILSSLILTFSKQKQTQVQKSVTDEIVMPDQASTSPYIEDVISKPLVLEKEFITEEEEEEEEEGRGQVDEYLVRSSQVITSESDCLGRSSTSEDSEVEWLFQDKMFQSRDCSDGSISDEDSLIEISLPGGHYICDHEEDEVHYNLQNKLPDFAQGSFFKQHGLMELLAELNEMNEEENLIEIDISMGSIKCPRFEIEA